Proteins found in one Balaenoptera ricei isolate mBalRic1 chromosome 18, mBalRic1.hap2, whole genome shotgun sequence genomic segment:
- the GPR12 gene encoding G-protein coupled receptor 12, producing the protein MNEDLKVNVSGLPRDYLDAGAAGNVSAAVSSQVPGVEPEPELVVNPWDVVLCTSGTLISCENAIVVLIIFHNPSLRAPTFLLMGSLALADLLAGIGLIINFVFAYLLQSEATKLVTIGLIVASFSASVCSLLAITVDRYLSLYYALTYHSERTVTFTYVMLIMLWGTSICLGLLPVLGWNCLQDESTCSVVRPLTKNNAAILSISFLFMFALMLQLYIQICKIVMRHAHQIALQHHFLATSHYVTTRKGVSTLAIILGTFAACWMPFTLYSLIADYTYPSIYTYATLLPATYNSIINPVIYAFRNQEIQKALCLICCGCIPSSLSQRAPSPSDV; encoded by the coding sequence ATGAATGAAGACCTGAAGGTCAATGTAAGCGGGCTGCCTCGGGATTATTTAGATGCCGGAGCTGCGGGGAACGTCTCGGCTGCCGTCTCTTCCCAGGTTCCGGGCGTGGAGCCGGAGCCAGAGCTGGTGGTCAACCCGTGGGACGTTGTCTTGTGCACCTCGGGAACCCTCATCTCCTGTGAAAATGCCATCGTGGTCCTTATCATCTTCCATAACCCCAGCCTGCGGGCCCCCACGTTCCTGTTGATGGGCAGCCTGGCGCTTGCGGACCTGCTGGCCGGCATCGGACTCATCATCAATTTCGTCTTCGCCTACCTGCTGCAGTCAGAAGCCACCAAGCTGGTCACCATTGGACTGATTGTcgcctctttctctgcctctgtctgcaGCTTGCTGGCTATCACTGTTGACCGCTACCTCTCCCTGTATTACGCTCTGACCTACCACTCGGAGAGGACGGTCACGTTTACCTATGTCATGCTTATCATGCTCTGGGGGACGTCTATCTGCCTGGGGCTGCTGCCCGTCCTGGGCTGGAACTGCCTCCAAGACGAGTCCACCTGCAGCGTGGTCAGACCCCTCACCAAGAACAACGCCGCCATCCTCTCCATCTCCTTCCTCTTCATGTTTGCGCTCATGCTTCAGCTCTACATCCAGATCTGTAAGATCGTGATGAGGCACGCCCACCAGATAGCCCTGCAGCACCACTTCCTGGCCACCTCGCACTACGTGACCACCCGGAAGGGGGTCTCCACCCTGGCCATCATCCTGGGGACCTTTGCTGCTTGCTGGATGCCTTTCACCCTCTATTCCTTGATAGCTGATTACACCTACCCCTCCATCTACACCTATGCCACCCTCCTGCCCGCCACCTACAACTCCATCATCAATCCTGTCATATACGCTTTCAGAAACCAAGAGATCCAGAAAGCCCTCTGCCTCATCTGCTGCGGCTGCATCCCGTCCAGCCTCTCGCAGAGAGCGCCGTCCCCCAGCGACGTGTAG